One genomic region from Yarrowia lipolytica chromosome 1C, complete sequence encodes:
- a CDS encoding uncharacterized protein (Compare to YALI0C01331g, similar to uniprot|O13997 Schizosaccharomyces pombe Hypothetical protein and uniprot|P25637 Saccharomyces cerevisiae YCR059C Hypothetical 29.0 kDa protein in PWP2- SUP61 intergenic region) gives MSLEEEVETIDAIFPDSLKEIGPRRYTLSIPDRRALVQLSFPSAYPDILPEVQSTEHVDKGLVEDILAQVYMEGEVVLFSLIQEVQEVTEEISEEAEEPETHQDHDETSAEAKAAIFAGWTLSDPVVDRKSIFVAHAFTVHSAAEAEAKINHLKEDKKIARATHNITAYRILRDAEKGIYAQDCDDDGEDAAGGRLLHLLSLTGVENVVVVVARWYGGIKLGPDRFKHINAAARDALEKGGYLKK, from the coding sequence ATGTCGTtagaagaagaggtggagacCATCGACGCTATTTTCCCAGactctctcaaggagattgggCCTCGCAGATACACCCTTTCGATTCCAGATCGAAGAGCGCTGGTGCAGCTATCTTTCCCTTCAGCCTACCCAGACATCCTTCCAGAGGTGCAGTCGACTGAGCACGTGGACAAGGGGCTGGTGGAAGACATTTTGGCTCAGGTCTATATGGAGGGCGAGGTTGTCTTATTCTCACTGATCCAAGAGGTCCAGGAAGTGACTGAGGAGATCTCTGAGGAAGCCGAGGAGCCAGAAACACATCAGGATCACGACGAGACAAGCGCAGAAGCCAAGGCTGCCATTTTTGCGGGCTGGACCTTGTCGGATCCGGTGGTGGATCGAAAGTCCATATTCGTGGCTCATGCATTCACAGTCCATTCGGCagccgaggctgaggccAAGATCAACCATCTGAaagaggacaagaagattgcCCGTGCCACCCACAATATCACAGCTTACCGCATTCTGAGGGACGCAGAAAAGGGTATCTATGCGCAGGACTGTGATGACGATGGAGAGGATGCTGCAGGAGGCAGATTACTGCATTTGTTGTCTCTCACGGGGGTTGAGaatgtggttgtggtggtcGCTCGATGGTATGGAGGCATCAAACTTGGTCCTGACCGATTTAAACACATTAATGCGGCTGCCAGAGATGCCCTCGAAAAGGGTGGTTATTTGAAAAAGTAG
- a CDS encoding uncharacterized protein (Compare to YALI0C01375g, similar to Saccharomyces cerevisiae YLR278C; ancestral locus Anc_6.75, weakly similar to uniprot|Q05854 Saccharomyces cerevisiae Putative transcriptional regulatory protein YLR278C) — MKRSISPSGPGAKKSRTTSCERCQRRKQKCDHMLPTCTNCLKAGVTCVQPEKYATKAPEKDDYVLHLEKKVAMLEDLIARQQGQSRVSDACNGVKESQAHHHHHSHGSLGHNHILSPGIPLPLQQQGGPTSSPNAPPTPSEPPNRTVSILNVDPNSNSTAPQSFSVVSQRLQDSLWDSHLATETNVPVDPSSEGFLIPPQFDFSPYKGDPVEQPSSELADKLLETFFLKVHTRLPMVPRHEYQQMYRLRFDKPVGAFNSAAYTAYRVRCFRLYIAYAAAAMILDMADQYEGPDYMGYFYMAMRYGQCAKVDDPCLQIEACLFAIHVLVRCDNEVELYKKFLDIATLLSSQALLHKKETYEGLSRTDSNRLKISFWATYNIERIVHSGLGRKKYRHLEGDITTDIDFDLEPPYAPKQVENDGSEHGDSGTSTPTIKDDPLARINGSRVLKRILKLRRIESEIREHIYLDDRPLDEQILKVQPFLDKLEDCKTEIIQIGGMDKDLHHLHYSRVMRMLLQPFLGRLDPTSDLFRKCVTATEDMIKIFKEYFWNSQRGFTISSIHTIFVCGLTLLYSLWLSKHHFPIHILDGIRDCSVTLAIMSARTRLARGYRDTFENMTKSTLNFLISNGASGCLNERVTKCDETGCVEVEAAVAADAPVAAASPVGQYSELHPSYDVRVKREQQVAASPKPPVAANAATVLEEPAPVVDYFMNNINDRPPLPNIPNSDFYYYDDDMQNVVQDISSWARQTNEIEVFENGTANAQVNTGLWRQLDYGFT; from the coding sequence ATGAAAAGGTCGATATCCCCTTCCGGCCCCGGAGCCAAAAAATCAAGAACCACGTCGTGCGAACGATGCCAGAGACGAAAACAGAAATGCGACCACATGCTACCAACGTGCACAAACTGCCTCAAGGCCGGCGTCACCTGTGTGCAGCCCGAAAAGTACGCCACCAAGGCCcccgagaaggacgactACGTGCTGcatctggagaagaaggtggccATGCTGGAGGACCTGATAGCTCGACAACAAGGCCAGTCGCGAGTGTCAGACGCCTGTAACGGCGTCAAGGAGTCCCAGgcacatcaccaccaccactcccATGGGTCGCTGGGTCATAACCATATTCTTTCGCCGGGtattcctcttcctctacAACAACAGGGAGGGCCGACATCGTCACCAAACGCTCCCCCTACTCCCTCGGAACCACCCAACCGAACAGTTTCAATTCTCAACGTCGATCCCAACAGTAACTCGACAGCGCCACAGTCGTTTTCGGTGGTTTCACAGCGGCTTCAGGACTCGTTATGGGACAGCCATCTGGCGACAGAAACGAACGTGCCCGTGGATCCTTCTTCCGAAGGATTCCTTATTCCGCCACAGTTTGACTTCTCGCCATACAAAGGAGACCCTGTGGAGCAACCCAGCAGTGAACTGGCCGACAAGCTTCTCGAGACGTTCTTCCTCAAAGTCCATACTCGTCTACCCATGGTTCCCCGACATGAGTACCAGCAAATGTACAGACTGCGATTTGACAAACCTGTGGGTGCATTCAACTCGGCTGCATACACAGCATACCGTGTCCGGTGTTTTCGACTGTATATTGCCtatgctgctgctgccatgATTCTCGATATGGCCGACCAGTATGAAGGGCCTGACTACATGGGCTACTTTTACATGGCCATGAGATACGGTCAATGCGCCAAGGTGGACGATCCGTGTCTGCAGATTGAGGCCTGTCTGTTCGCCATTCATGTGCTGGTACGATGTGATAACGAGGTTGAGTTGTACAAGAAGTTTCTCGACATTGCAACCTTGCTGTCGTCACAGGCGTTGCtgcacaagaaggagacatACGAGGGGCTGTCTCGAACCGACAGCAACCGTCTAAAAATCAGCTTTTGGGCGACTTACAACATTGAACGGATCGTCCACAGTGGACTAGGCCGAAAGAAGTACAGACACCTGGAAGGTGATATCACCACGGACATTGATTTCGACCTGGAACCGCCATATGCACCCAAGCAGGTTGAAAATGACGGCTCTGAGCATGGTGACTCGGGAACCAGCACACCTACTATCAAAGACGACCCCTTAGCTCGAATTAACGGTTCCAGAGTTCTGAAACGGATTCTTAAGCTGCGCAGAATTGAGTCTGAGATTAGAGAACACATTTATCTCGATGACAGGCCTCTCGATGAACAGATTCTCAAGGTGCAACCGTTCCTGGACAAACTGGAGGACTGCAAGACGGAGATCATCCAGATTGGAGGCATGGACAAGGACCTGCATCACTTGCATTACTCGCGCGTTATGCGTATGCTACTGCAGCCGTTTCTGGGTCGTCTGGATCCCACGTCTGACCTGTTCCGCAAGTGTGTGACTGCCACCGAAGACATGATCAAGATCTTCAAGGAATACTTCTGGAACTCGCAGCGGGGTTTCACCATCTCGTCTATCCATACCATCTTCGTCTGTGGCCTCACTCTGCTTTACTCTCTGTGGCTGTCCAAGCATCACTTTCCCATCCACATTTTGGACGGTATTCGAGACTGTTCGGTGACTCTGGCGATTATGAGCGCCCGGACACGCCTCGCAAGAGGATATAGAGACACGTTTGAGAACATGACCAAGAGCACGCTCAACTTCCTCATTTCCAACGGCGCCAGTGGCTGTCTTAACGAGAGAGTCACAAAGTGCGATGAGACAGGATGCGTTGAAGTtgaggctgctgttgctgcagaTGCTCCAGTGGCAGCTGCTTCACCAGTGGGACAATACTCAGAGCTCCACCCCAGCTATGACGTACGAGTCAAGCGTGAACAGCAGGTGGCGGCTTCTCCCAAGCCTCCTGTGGCTGCTAATGCTGCTACTGTTCTGGAAGAACCTGCTCCCGTGGTGGATTACTTTATGAACAACATTAACGATAGGCCCCCTCTTCCGAACATCCCCAACAGCGACTTTTACTACTACGACGATGATATGCAGAATGTGGTGCAGGACATCAGCTCATGGGCGCGGCAGACAAACGAGATTGAGGTGTTTGAAAACGGCACGGCGAATGCCCAGGTCAACACTGGGCTGTGGAGACAGCTTGATTACGGCTTCACCTAG
- a CDS encoding uncharacterized protein (Compare to YALI0C01397g, weakly similar to DEHA0B05676g Debaryomyces hansenii IPF 9611.1) produces MSEEFKEKGNALFKAQDYAQAAQKYSLAIDALPHPVYYSNRAACYLKLGEYDKAAADCKAGLDHVPEFQKPQPNVPELKPDTPIKLFFRWSQALEDQRNYAAAIYVCNSGLKTYPGNESLTTQLKKLQWVEKKEKRDMKQKAFAPQPQTQAIPTPEASPTTQYIPIQVVDSLPIDLMSIYNTPETTDLLESPKLSTAAPTHHAFPTQLPLMLPACLNAYTLAQLLKSPQNQMKEVRTYLYNYDVAQWPHIFGRGGIDADFIEEMLKAIIENEDNSQRPRDIVQSMKKCERFNIANTFVPKDLKTKVNEICGESL; encoded by the exons ATGTCAGAAGAGTTCAAAGAAAAGG GCAACGCGCTCTTCAAAGCCCAGGACTACGCACAAGCAGCCCAGAAATACTCTCTCGCCATTGACGCCCTCCCCCACCCCGTCTACTACTCCAACAGAGCGGCATGCTACCTCAAACTAGGAGAGTACGACAAGGCCGCCGCGGATTGCAAGGCCGGTCTCGATCACGTGCCCGAGTTCCAGAAACCACAACCCAACGTCCCCGAGCTGAAACCCGACACTCCCATCaagctcttcttccgaTGGTCTCAGGCTCTGGAAGACCAACGCAACTACGCAGCCGCGATCTACGTGTGCAACTCGGGTCTCAAGACATACCCGGGTAACGAATCGCTCACGACACAGCTCAAGAAATTGCAATGGGtagagaagaaggagaaacgAGACATGAAACAAAAGGCCTTTGCTCCCCAGCCACAGACGCAAGCAATCCCCACCCCAGAAGCCTCTCCAACAACCCAATATATTCCAATCCAGGTGGTCGACTCGCTGCCTATCGATCTAATGTCGATATATAACACTCCCGAAACTACAGACCTGCTGGAGTCTCCAAAACTATCCACTGCAGCACCCACACACCATGCATTCCCTACCCAGCTGCCTCTCATGCTTCCAGCCTGCCTGAACGCTTACACACTTgcccagctgctcaaaTCCCCCCAGAACCAAATGAAGGAAGTCCGaacatacttgtacaactacGATGTGGCCCAATGGCCCCATATCtttggaagaggaggaatcGACGCGGACTTCATCGAAGAGATGCTCAAGGCTATCATTGAGAACGAGGACAATTCACAACGACCAAGGGATATTGTACAGAGTATGAAGAAATGCGAACGATTCAATATCGCAAACACATTTGTGCCCAAGGacctcaagaccaaggtTAACGAGATATGTGGTGAATCTCTGTGA
- a CDS encoding uncharacterized protein (Compare to YALI0C01411g, similar to uniprot|Q9UVK9 Yarrowia lipolytica Fks1p), which translates to MPRRATMRSVYSESTHSMASYDNRSSDFSEDYTTEGHITENAATDGHYTTTDDDSYDSYYDGGDNASTMRMAPDTSSLAAVNSSVDWIREKDEAIVNPGVAPDLQGDGNLHSIPPDHQKYEHGAPAFTTGKMSAPYNQKSAPYDGQEMSGFVSPQVRYRMALFPEEIGSGNVPLEYTDEHQKHLFETYFDWVPHPQIVIPINLYEVVEVFDLLQSKFGFQVQSMRNMRDHFMCLLDSRSSRMSYNDALLTLHADYIGGEHSNYRKWYFASQMDITDKIGGINVDYSGKLTKAGRRMVATDTVWNEENANFSYEHSNRNWKNHMATISPKDQLKDIALYLLIWGEANQVRFMPECLCFLYNCARDFCYSTAFATAPDVEDGVFLDTIITPLYSFYRNQRYENFEGKFIDRERDHKDVIGYDDINQLFWYRQGLLRIKLKGGTNRILDLPASERYNALSTVDWTTCFYKTYHESRSWMHLAVNFHRIWIIHFCVFWFYTAFNTPSLYTENYSQELDNLPPAHVRISVVGLGGVMAPLICLVAVMGEAVFVPMRWPGRERVAYRLFCLLLVTSLNAAPAVFVLLWYSRTEENGQALMISIIQLVIAFVTVLYFAFTPLKSLFTFFPKDKFNRRQLPTKFFASSFPPLKGNDRWMSYGLWVCVFVAKYIESYFFMILSLKDPTRELGLVEYDKCVGAEYVGKILCKYQPLFVLACMFVTELVLFFLDTYLWYIIFNTTFSVIRSVYLGGTLWTPWRNTFSRLPKRIYSKILSTSHLPSNRYKKSYLVSQVWNSIITSLYREHIISQEHAHRLAYQQEIDGQGMCVLSEPKYFASQEDQSFHNSVFDSQTEGERRLSFFAQSLATPIPDNYVIDEMPTFTVLVPHYNEKILLSLKEIIKEDGENSRVTLLEYLKQLHANEWDNFVCDSKLMHDFMHNNGGEEVQGSYQEKKDGGEDGLLNVPEVIHKRDQKSGKYDNLPYYCVGFKFSSPENQMRTRIWASLRCQTLYRTVCGFMNYSRAIKLLYNVENPELLHHCQNDTRVFNQHLDMISRRKFRLLVSMQRLSKFDVQETENLEYLLKMHPELQVAYLDEDPSQGGREPIVYASLIDGDSDILDNGRRKPRYRIRLSGNPILGDGKSDNQNVALIFHRGEYIQLVDANQDSYIEECLKIRSILAEFEEFPAGNVPASPYASPKANEKNPDTLANPVAFIGSREYIFSENIGVLGDIAAGKEQTFGTLFARTLSKIGGKLHYGHPDYLNATFMVTRGGVSKAQKGLHLNEDIYAGMNALMRGGRIKHSEYVQCGKGRDLGFGSILNFSTKIGAGMGEQMLSREYYYLGTHLPLDRFLSFYYAHPGFHINNMFIIMSVEFFLIVGINIAALYSSSVICEYDRSAPITAARVPEGCTNVIPIIEWLERCILSIFVVFFMSFVPLFIQEFSERGFLRAATRLAKHLACLSPLFEVFCCQIYAKALLQDLTIGGARYISTGRGFATSRIPFVTLYSRFATASIYFGAISLLIMIVISTTMWRVALLWFWVTAVALCISPFLFNPHQFAWVDYFVDYRNFIRWLNRGNTKWHKSSWIGYTRLIRTRITGYKKKTLNEISETDSRGVMKPSLVNVFLSEVVGTLLSACCITLPYLFMNYQNEQIDGTPSNPLMRLAICTLFPIVMNIVMELVLFGVSCLVGPIFSVCCKSAPGTFAAVVHTFAVLNHLVAFELMWFFQRWNVPVTLLGFISCTLIQDFIFKTIITLFLSRELKHDHTNRAWWSGKWFTAGLGWRILTQPWREMLCKKIESSMYALDYILGHALFFVQFPLILIPFVDRWHSMMLFWLRPSRQIRSPVFSTRQKRVRRRIVTRYAILFALNLLAMTALFVLPIVFKDTLDIELDNHVPWFLRGLQQPLPNARLPLGKLPEKKIDV; encoded by the coding sequence atgccTCGAAGGGCTACCATGCGGTCAGTGTACTCGGAGAGCACGCACAGCATGGCGTCCTACGATAACCGCAGCTCGGACTTTTCCGAAGACTACACCACAGAGGGCCACATTACTGAAAATGCCGCCACAGATGGCCactacaccaccaccgacgacgactcgtACGACTCGTACTACGACGGCGGCGACAATGCCTCCACCATGCGCATGGCACCAGACACCTCTTCACTGGCGGCAGTCAACTCTTCCGTAGACTGGATCCGTGAAAAGGACGAAGCCATCGTCAACCCCGGAGTGGCTCCCGATCTCCAGGGAGACGGAAACCTGCACAGCATCCCTCCGGACCACCAAAAATACGAACATGGAGCCCCCGCCTTCACCACGGGCAAGATGTCTGCGCCATACAACCAGAAGTCTGCTCCATACGACGGCCAGGAAATGTCTGGATTCGTGTCTCCGCAGGTGCGATACCGAATGGCACTGTTTCCAGAGGAGATTGGCTCTGGAAATGTCCCGCTTGAGTACACGGACGAGCACCAGAAACACCTGTTCGAGACGTACTTTGACTGGGTACCACACCCCCAGATTGTCATCCCCATCAATCTCTACGAGGTTGTGGAGGTGTTCGATCTGCTCCAGTCCAAGTTTGGCTTCCAGGTGCAGAGCATGCGAAACATGCGTGACCACTTCATGTGTCTTCTGGACTCCCGGTCCTCTCGAATGTCTTACAACGATGCTCTGCTCACCCTCCACGCGGACTATATTGGAGGAGAACATTCCAACTACCGGAAGTGGTACTTTGCTTCCCAGATGGACATCACAGACAAGATTGGAGGAATAAATGTCGATTACTCCGGCAAGTTGACCAAAGCCGGACGTCGCATGGTCGCTACCGATACCGTTTGGAACGAAGAAAACGCAAACTTCTCCTACGAGCACAGCAATCGGAACTGGAAGAACCATATGGCGACTATAAGCCCCAAGGACCAGCTGAAGGACATTGCTCTGTATCTGCTCATTTGGGGTGAGGCAAACCAGGTTCGATTTATGCCTGAATGTCTCTGTTTCCTGTACAATTGTGCACGGGACTTTTGTTACTCCACCGCCTTCGCTACTGCCCCTGACGTGGAGGATGGTGTCTTTTTAGACACTATCATCACACCCCTCTATTCTTTCTACAGAAACCAGAGGTACGAGAATTTCGAGGGCAAGTTTATCGATCGTGAGCGCGATCACAAGGACGTGATTGGTTACGACGATATCAACCAGCTGTTTTGGTACCGCCAGGGTCTCTTACGCATCAAGCTGAAGGGCGGAACTAACCGCATTTTAGACTTGCCGGCTTCAGAGAGATACAATGCGTTGTCCACCGTGGATTGGACCACGTGCTTCTACAAGACTTACCATGAGTCTCGGTCTTGGATGCACCTGGCAGTCAATTTCCACAGAATCTGGATCATCCACTTCTGTGTCTTCTGGTTCTACACGGCCTTCAATACGCCGTCACTCTACACAGAGAACTACTcccaggagctggacaaTTTGCCCCCAGCTCACGTGAGAATCTCGGTGGTCGGATTGGGAGGAGTTATGGCACCATTGATCTGCCTGGTAGCTGTTATGGGTGAGGCCGTTTTTGTGCCGATGAGATGGCCTGGACGTGAAAGAGTTGCATATCGGCTCTTCTGCCTGCTACTCGTGACAAGCCTCAACGCTGCACCCgctgtgtttgtgctgTTATGGTACTCACGAACAGAAGAGAATGGCCAGGCCCTGATGATATCCATCATTCAGCTGGTCATTGCCTTCGTGACAGTGCTCTACTTTGCCTTCACGCCGCTCAAAAGCTTGTTTACCTTCTTCCCTAAAGACAAGTTCAATCGTCGACAGCTTCCTACGAAATTCTTTGCCTCGTCATTTCCTCCTTTAAAGGGTAATGATAGATGGATGTCGTATGGCCTGTGGGTGTGTGTATTTGTCGCCAAGTACATTGAGTCTTACTTCTTCATGattctctctctcaaggaccccaCACGAGAGCTGGGATTGGTTGAGTATGACAAGTGTGTGGGTGCTGAGTACGTCGGAAAGATCCTGTGCAAGTACCAGCCCCTATTTGTGCTTGCATGCATGTTTGTCACAGAACTGGTTCTGTTTTTCCTCGATACCTATCTCTGGTACATTATCTTCAACACAACATTCTCTGTGATCCGGTCTGTGTATCTTGGAGGCACCCTTTGGACTCCTTGGCGCAACACGTTTTCGAGACTGCCGAAACGAATCTACTCCAAAATCCTTTCCACCTCTCATCTGCCCTCCAACAGATACAAAAAGAGCTATCTGGTGTCTCAAGTCTGGAATTCTATAATAACTTCATTGTATCGCGAGCACATCATCTCTCAAGAGCATGCTCACAGGCTCGCGTATCAGCAGGAGATTGATGGACAGGGCATGTGTGTGTTATCAGAGCCCAAGTACTTCGCATCTCAGGAGGATCAGTCGTTCCACAACTCTGTGTTTGATTCTCAGACCGAAGGCGAACGTCGTCTTTCATTCTTTGCACAGTCCCTGGCCACTCCTATCCCAGACAATTATGTCATTGATGAGATGCCTACGTTCACCGTCCTTGTTCCTCACTACAACGAGAAGATTCTGCTGTCGCTGAAGGagatcatcaaggaggatgGCGAGAACTCACGAGTAACACTGTTGGAGTACCTCAAGCAGCTTCATGCCAATGAGTGGGATAACTTTGTGTGTGATTCCAAGCTGATGCACGACTTCATGCACAACAACGGCGGCGAAGAGGTTCAGGGCAGCTaccaggagaagaaggatggTGGGGAGGAtggtcttctcaatgtGCCGGAGGTAATTCACAAGCGGGACCAAAAGAGTGGCAAGTACGACAATCTGCCATACTATTGTGTCGGTTTCAAGTTTTCGTCTCCTGAGAACCAGATGAGAACTCGAATTTGGGCCTCGCTGAGATGCCAGACCCTCTACCGTACCGTTTGTGGTTTCATGAACTACTCCAGGGCCATCAAACTGCTCTACAACGTGGAGAACCCCGAGCTGCTCCACCACTGCCAGAACGACACCCGAGTCTTCAACCAGCATCTTGACATGATATCCCGTCGTAAGTTCAGATTGCTTGTTTCTATGCAGAGATTGAGCAAGTTTGATGTGCAGGAGACTGAAAATCTGGAGTACCTGCTCAAGATGCACCCCGAGCTGCAGGTGGCTTATCTGGACGAGGACCCCAGCCAAGGTGGACGAGAACCGATCGTGTATGCCTCTCTCATTGACGGTGACAGCGACATTCTTGACAACGGCAGACGGAAGCCTCGGTACCGAATTCGGCTGTCTGGAAATCCCATTCTCGGAGACGGAAAGAGTGATAACCAGAATGTGGCTCTCATTTTTCATCGAGGAGAGTACATTCAGCTCGTGGACGCCAACCAGGACAGCTACATTGAGGAGTGTCTGAAGATTCGGAGCATTCTGGCTGAATTTGAGGAGTTTCCAGCTGGAAATGTGCCTGCTTCTCCGTACGCCAGTCCCAAGGCCAACGAAAAGAACCCCGACACTCTTGCCAACCCTGTGGCCTTCATTGGTTCTCGCGAGTACATCTTCTCCGAGAACATTGGTGTGCTTGGAGACATTGCTGCAGGAAAGGAACAGACTTTTGGTACTCTCTTTGCGCGTACACTGTCCAAGATCGGTGGAAAACTGCACTACGGTCATCCAGATTACCTCAATGCCACATTCATGGTGACCCGAGGTGGTGTTTCCAAAGCGCAAAAAGGATTGCACCTGAACGAGGACATCTATGCTGGTATGAACGCGCTCATGAGAGGTGGTCGAATTAAGCACTCAGAGTACGTCCAATGCGGTAAGGGTCGTGATCTTGGGTTCGGATCTATTCTCAATTTTTCCACAAAGATTGGCGCTGGTATGGGAGAGCAGATGCTGAGTCGGGAATACTACTACCTCGGCACTCACCTCCCTCTGGACCgcttcttgtcgttctATTACGCCCACCCAGGGTTCCATATCAACAACATGTTCATCATCATGTCTGTCGAGTTTTTCCTCATTGTTGGAATCAACATTGCTGCTCTCTACAGCTCCTCAGTTATATGTGAGTACGACAGATCTGCACCCATTACTGCTGCTCGTGTTCCAGAGGGCTGCACCAACGTGATCCCTATTATTGAGTGGCTGGAGCGGTGCATTTTGTCCATCtttgtcgtcttcttcatgtcCTTTGTGCCACTTTTCATTCAGGAGTTCAGCGAGAGAGGTTTCTTGAGAGCTGCCACAAGACTTGCCAAGCATCTGGCTTGTCTGTCGCCACTGTTTGAGGTCTTTTGTTGTCAGATCTACGCCAAGGCGCTCTTACAAGATTTGACGATTGGTGGCGCTCGGTACATCTCCACTGGACGAGGATTTGCAACATCTCGGATACCGTTCGTAACTTTATATTCGCGATTTGCAACTGCCTCTATCTACTTTGGTGCGATATCACTGCTCATCATGATTGTGATTAGTACCACCATGTGGAGAGTGGCTCTGCTATGGTTTTGGGTGACAGCTGTGGCCCTTTGCATCTCTCCCTTCTTGTTCAATCCCCACCAGTTTGCGTGGGTTGACTACTTTGTGGACTATCGAAACTTCATTCGGTGGCTGAATCGAGGCAACACAAAGTGGCACAAGTCGTCTTGGATTGGGTACACTCGTCTGATTCGAACCAGGATCACTGGCTACAAGAAGAAAACGCTCAACGAGATTTCCGAGACTGACAGTCGGGGAGTGATGAAGCCCAGTCTGGTGAATGTCTTCCTGTCCGAGGTTGTTGGCACTCTTCTCTCGGCGTGCTGCATTACTCTCCCCTACCTGTTCATGAACTACCAAAATGAGCAAATCGACGGGACACCTAGCAACCCTCTTATGCGACTGGCAATCTGCACCTTGTTCCCTATCGTTATGAACATTGTGATGGAGCTGGTGCTATTTGGAGTGTCTTGTCTTGTGGGGCCCATTTTCTCTGTCTGTTGTAAGTCAGCACCTGGCACCTTTGCCGCAGTCGTCCACACCTTTGCTGTACTGAACCATCTGGTTGCGTTTGAACTCATGTGGTTCTTCCAGCGTTGGAATGTTCCCGTGACACTTCTTGGTTTCATTTCATGCACTTTGATTCAAGACTTCATATTCAAGACCATAATTACGTTGTTCCTGAGTCGAGAATTGAAGCACGACCACACAAACCGTGCCTGGTGGTCTGGCAAGTGGTTCACCGCTGGGTTAGGATGGAGGATCCTCACCCAGCCTTGGAGAGAGATGCTGTGCAAGAAGATCGAAAGCAGCATGTATGCTCTGGATTACATTCTTGGACATGCGCTGTTTTTCGTTCAGTTCCCACTCATTTTGATTCCTTTTGTTGATCGGTGGCACTCCATGATGCTATTCTGGCTGCGGCCCAGCAGGCAGATTCGGTCACCCGTCTTCTCGACCCGACAGAAGCGAGTTCGAAGACGCATTGTGACCCGATACGCAATTCTATTTGCGCTGAACCTGCTCGCGATGACGGCCCTGTTTGTGTTACCCATTGTGTTCAAAGATACCCTTGATATCGAGCTGGATAACCATGTGCCTTGGTTTCTTCGGGGCTTGCAGCAGCCGTTACCTAACGCTCGGCTGCCACTTGGGAAGCTgccggagaagaagattgatGTTTAG
- a CDS encoding uncharacterized protein (Compare to YALI0C01419g, similar to uniprot|Q9C1S8 Candida albicans CaNAG1 protein), which translates to MIPQLFPSSDQGCAYVAQLVIDRIVAFKPTEERPFVLGLPTGSSPEGVYRRLVEAHKNGLSFRNVVTFNMDEYCGLAPTNDQSYHYFMYHHFFSHVDIPEKNIHILNGQSDNFELECANYEATIASFGGIDLFLAGVGVEGHIAFNEKGSTRDSRTRQVFLDESTIRVNSRFFEDPSQVPRSALSVGVSTVLAAKEVIILAFGFAKAEAVKKTLLDEVSSDCPSTFAREHTNSQLIIDTGSASGLGALAQSLHMHDGSPVFEEMPAVQKVEAK; encoded by the coding sequence ATGATCCCTCAACTGTTTCCCTCTTCCGACCAGGGCTGTGCCTATGTTGCCCAGCTGGTGATTGATCGAATCGTCGCCTTCAAGCCTACCGAGGAGCGGCCCTTTGTTCTCGGCCTGCCCACCGGCTCGTCTCCCGAGGGCGTCTACAGACGACTGGTGGAGGCCCACAAAAACGGTCTGTCGTTCCGAAATGTGGTCACCTTCAACATGGACGAGTACTGCGGTCTGGCCCCGACCAACGACCAGTCGTACCACTACTTCATGTACCATCACTTCTTCTCCCACGTGGACATTCCCGAGAAAAACATTCACATTCTCAACGGCCAGTCGGACAACTTTGAGCTCGAGTGCGCCAACTACGAGGCCACCATTGCATCTTTCGGCGGCATTGACCTTTTCCTGGCAGGCGTAGGTGTCGAGGGACACATTGCCTTCAACGAGAAGGGATCCACGCGCGACTCTCGAACCCGACAGGTGTTTCTGGACGAGAGCACCATTCGCGTGAACTCTCGATTCTTCGAGGACCCCTCTCAGGTGCCCCGATCTGCTCTTTCAGTCGGAGTTTCCACTGTTCTGGCCGCCAAGGAAGTCATCATTCTTGCCTTTGGCTttgccaaggccgaggccgtcaagaagacccTTCTGGATGAGGTCTCTTCTGATTGTCCTTCTACTTTTGCACGAGAGCACACCAACTCTCAGCTCATCATCGATACCGGCTCGGCCTCAGGTCTGGGAGCTCTGGCTCAGTCTCTGCACATGCATGACGGCTCTCCTGTCTTTGAGGAGATGCCTGCTGTTCAGAAGGTCGAGGCCAAGTGA